DNA sequence from the Halobacterium sp. DL1 genome:
CAATGAGCCACGACAAGATTTCTGTCCCAGAGCAGGGAGAGCAGGTCACCTACGACGAGGAGAACGACGAACTCCACGTCCCCGCCGACCCCATCATCCCCATCATCCACGGAGACGGCATCGGGAAGGACGTCGGTCCGGCCGCCCAGAAGGTCCTGACCGCCGCCGCGGAGGCGACCGGCCACAACGTCGAGTGGATGGAGGTGTACGCAGGCGAGACCGCCCGCGAGATGTACGACGAGAACCTCCCCGAGGAGACGGTCGAGGCCATCCGCGAGCACCGCGTCGCCATCAAGGGCCCGCTCACGACGCCCGTCGGTGCGGGCTTCCGCAGCCTCAACGTCGCACTCCGACAGACCCTCGACCTCTACGCGAACGTCCGACCGACGTACTACCTCGACGGCGTCCCGTCACCGATGAAGGCGCCCGAGGAGATGGACATGGTCACGTTCCGGGAGAACACCGAGGACGTCTACGCCGGCATCGAGTGGGAGGCCGGCACCGAGGAGGCCGAGAAGGTACGAGACTTCGTCGAGGACGAGATGGACTTCGACGGCGTGATGCACGAGGGTCCCATCGGCCTCGGCCTCAAACCCATCTCCGAGAAGGGGAGCAAGCGCCTCGTCCGCGAGGCCATCGACTACGCCATCGAGAACGACCGCGACAAGGTGACGCTGGTCCACAAGGGGAACATCATGAAGTTCACCGAGGGCCAGTTCGGCACCTGGGGGATGGAGGTCGCCGACGAGGAGTACTCCGACGACGAGGTGTTCGCCGCGCCCGACTCCCTCTGGGAGGAGCAGGACGAGGTCGACATCCCGGAGGACGCCGTCATGGTCGAGGAGCGCCTCGCCGACGCGATGCTCCAGTGGATACAGCTGCGCACCGACGAGTTCGACGTGCTCGCGATGCCGAACCTCAACGGCGACTACCTCTCCGACGCCGCGGGCGCCCAGATCGGCGGCCTCGGCATCGCGCCGGGCGCGAACTTCGGGAAGGGGCGCTGTCTCGCCGAGCCGGTCCACGGCTCCGCGCCGAAGCGCGCCGGTCAGGACAAGGCGAACCCGACCGCGCTCATCCTCTCGGGCCGCCTCCTCTTCGAGTACATCGGCTGGGAGGACGCCGGGCAGCTCATCCGTGATGCCGTCGAGGACGCCATCTCCTCCGGCGAGGTCACGTACGACCTCGAGCGACAGATCGAGGGCGGCACGAAACTCTCCACCACGGAGTACGCCGAGGCCGTCGTCGAGCGCATCGAAGAACTCGCCTGAGCGAGTCCCTCGGAGAGTCGGCTACCGCCGACGACATCGACGAACCCGCGTAACCCGCGGGCCGGGCAGTCGGCTTCCGCCCCGTTCGGTTTCGAGCGGCGGTCGAGCGTTCGGTGGGGGTGTTTTCTGCGTCGAAGGCGTAGTGGATAGTATGTCCGACGACGAGGGCTCCAGCGGCGACGCGTCCGGGAGCTCGCTGGGAACGCTGGAGCGGTGGGTCCTGCTGGAGGGGTCGCGGGCAGTGGTCGCCGGGCTCACCACTCTCGCCATCTTCGCGTTCGTGCTGGCAGTCAGCGCCTCTCCCTACAGCCCCCTCGAGGACCAGCAGCCGATCTTCTACGCGTTCAGCGGCTTGATAAGCGGGAACCTCACCATCGTCACGGTCGTCGTCTCGATCAACCAGCTGCTGCTCTCCCGGGAGCTGCGGACGCCGAGCGAGCTCGAGACGGAGATCGAGGGGATGGTCGACTACCGGAGGAAGATCGAGGACGCCGCCGGCCAGGTCGCGCCCGTCGAGCCGCTGGGGTTCCTGCGGTTGATCTTCGAGACGGCCCGCCAACAGGCCCAGCAGCTCGGCGGGCTCGCAGTCACCGAGACCGACGAGCGGGTCGCCGAGGACGTCGACAGAGTAGTCACGAAGCTGACCCAGAAGTTCGACCGAATCGACACGCTCCTGCAGTCCCGCAACGTTGGGACCTTCCAGGTGCTCGCCACGACTCTGGGCACGAACTACGCCAGGGAGATCAACAAGCTCCGGCGGATCAAGTCCGGGCACGGCGACCAGCTGCCGGCCGACGTCGAGGACTCCATCGACGACCTCGTCCACCACCTCCAGGATATCGACGTCGCCCGGCAGTACCTCAAGTCCATCTACCTCCAGCAGGAGCTCGCGTCGCTCTCGCGGCTCCTGTTCTACACCGGCCTCCCGTCGGTGACCGTCGTGGCGGCGGCGCTGCTCCTCTTCACGGCGCCGGGCCAGGCGCACCTGCCCGAGCCGGTGGTCACGCTCCTGGTCCCGGCCGTAGTCACCGTCGGCCTCTTCCCGCTCACGGTGCTGTTCGCCTACATCCTCAGGACCGCCACCGTCGCCCGGCGGACGGCGGCGGTCATCCCGTTCACGGTGCCTACCCAGGAGTCGGGCGACTGAGTTCCGCCCGTCGACTGCGGGCGAACCGGTAGCCGCGACAACGGCTTTGCGTCTCGACGACGTAGCCTGCAGTATGACCGACGACGACCCGTTCGATGGGCTGGACGTACCGGGCGAGGACGACCTGGCGCGTGCCGAACAGGAGTTGACCGTCCACGTCGAATCCCGCCGATACGACAAGCCGATGACCGTCGTCGAGGGGTTCGACCCGGACGCGACGGACACCGGCGAAGTAGCCACGCTCCTGAAGAAGGGGCTGGGCGCTGGCGGCACCGCCAAAGAGACGAGCGTTGAGGTGCAGGGCGACCACGCCGAGCGCGCCCGGGAGCTGCTCGAGAGCGAGGGGTTTCGAGTGCAGTGACGTCACTCCCTCGACGGCGAGGGAAATCGAGTCAGGTGATGCGGGCGAGGAGGTCGCCGCGGCGGAACTCCCCCTGCTCCGCGACGAGCCGCTCGACCGTGCCGGAGTCGGGCGCAGTCACGTCGACGCTCACCTTCTCGATCTGGATCTCGGCGATGGTCTCGCCCGCCTCGACGGTCGCGCCGTCCCGGACGAACCAGTTCGAGACGACCGCCTCCTCGACGTCCATCGCGTCCGCCGGCCACACGTCCGCGGAGTCGACGTCGGTCATTCCGTGAGGCGGTGAACGGCGTCGGAGATATCCCCGGTAGACGGGTTGAACTCCTCTTCGAGGGGGCGAGCGTAGGGCACCGGCACGTCGGGACTGGCGACGCGCTCCGGGGGCGCTTCGAGCGCGTCGAAGGCGTGCTCGGCGGCCAGCGCCGCGATCTCCCCGGAGACGCCGAATGAGTGGTAGTCCTCGTCGACGACGACGAGACGGCCCGTCTTCCGCACCGAGTCGAGGACCGTCTCGCGGTCGAGGGGGACGAGCGATCGGAGGTCCACGACCTCGGCGTCGACGCCGTCGTCTGCGAGGTCCTCGGCGGCGGCGAGCGCGCGGTGGACGTGGAGGCCGAGCGTGACGATGGAGACGTCACTCCCCTCGCGTTTGACGTCGGCCTCTCCGATGGGGGCCTCGTACTCCTCCTCGGGCACCTCGGTCTTCGGTCCCTCCGGTGCGGGCATCCAGCCCAGGCCCATCAGGCGCTTGTGGAACATGTAGACGACGGGGTCGTCGTCGCGGATGGCGGCGTGCATCAGGCCCTTGGCGTCCCGGGCGGTCGACGGGACAACCACCTTCATCCCCGGGAGGTGGGCGAAGGTGCCGTAGAGGGTCTGAGAGTGCTGGGCGGCGTCGTTGTACGTGCCGCCGACCGCCGTCGTCAGCACCATCGGCACCGACACCTGCCCGCCGCTCATGTACGTGTGCTTCGCCATCGCGTTGTATATCTGGTCGAAGCAGACGCCGAAGAAGTCGGTGAACATCAACTCCGCGATGGGGCGCATCCCCTCCATCGCGGCGCCGGTGGCGGCCCCCATGAACGCCGTCTCGCTGATGGGTACGTCCATCACGCGGTCGCGCCCGAACTCCTCGAGGAGCCCCTGGGTCGAGTCGAAGATGCCGCCGTAGTCGGCGACGTCCTCCCCCATGTAGAAGACCTCGTCGTTCTCCCGCATCTCGTGGGCGATGGCGTCGACCATCGCGCGACTCATCGTGAGTTCGCGCTCGCTGGACTGCTGGCTCATTCGGGACCACCCCCGATTGCCGTGCCGTGCTCGGGCGGGTCCGTGAACACGTCCTCGTAGGTCGACTCGGGGTCCGGCTGGGGCTGGTCTTTCGCCCACTCGATCGCGTCGTCGACGCGCTGTTCGGCCCGCTCCCGGATGGCTTCGAGGTCGTCGTCGTCGACGCCCGCCGCTGCGAGGTCGGCCTCCAGACTCGGGATACAGTCGAGTTCCTGGGCGCGTTCGACGTCTGCGTCCGGCCGGTAGGACTCGGGGTCGCCCATGAAGTGACCCATACGGCGGTGAACCTGGACCGAAAGCAGCGTCGGGCCATTGCCGTTACGGGCGCGTCCGACGGCCTCCTCGGCGGCCTCGTAGACGGCGACGACGTCGTCGAACTCGACGCTGCGGCCGGGCAGGTCGAAGCCGTCGGCGCGGTCGGCGAGGTTGTCGACGTCCGTGATGCGCTCTTGTGGCATCGAGATGGCCCAGTCGTTGTCCTCCACGACGAAGACGACGGGGAGGTCGTGGACCGCCGCGAAGTTCAGTGACTCGAGGAACCCCCCCTGGTCGACGGCGCCCTCGCCGAGGAACGCTACGGCGACGTCGTCCGTGTTGCGCTTCTTCGCTGCGAGCGCGGCGCCGGCGGCGGGCGGGCAGCCCTGCGCGATGATGCCCGAGCACGCGAAGTTGACGTCCGGGTCGTAGAGGTGCATGTGCCCGCCCTTCCCCGAGGAGAGTCCGGTTTCCCGGCCGAAAATCTCGGCGGTCATGCGCTTCAGGTCGACGCCCTTGGCGATAGCGACGTGGTGGGGGCGGTGGGGCGCGGTAACTGTGTCGTCGTCGCGGAGGTGGGCGCAGACGCCGGCGCCGGCCGCCTCCTGGCCGGCCGCGAGGTGGAGTTCGCCGGGGATGGGGCCGGCGGAGATGTCGAACGCCGGCTGTTTCCCCTCGAGATACTCCTCCTGGAGGCGCTCCTCGTAGTATCGTGCGGTGACCACGTCGTCGTAGAGGTCACGCAGAGTGTTGGTTGGTAACATGCCACTAGTAGGATTCGTCAGCTCCGAGTTAGTAATTGATTGACACGTAGTGGCGACGTTGTTACCAGTTCGTCGAGGCGAAGACGGGAGACGGCGCGAAGCCGTGGTCACCGTCGAGGGGTGAGCCTTTTCAGGGGGCGCGACCGACACAGTCGCATGTACGCGGTCGTCGGCTGTTCGAACTGCAACGCGCTCTGGGTGGTGGAAGGGCGGCCCGACACCACCGGCTGTCCGCGCTGCGAGAAGCGCCACCAGTTCGGGAAACTCCGGAAGTTCGTCACCACCGACGACGAGGACCACGCTCGCGAGGTGCGCGCGTCGATTCTCGCCAACAAGGCGGGCCACGGCGACGCGTTCGCGGAACTCGACGACTTCGCCACGCTCGACGACTACACAGACGACGTGGGGATGAGCGACGACGAGTTCCTGGCGCAGGCGGGCGTGGACACCGACGAGGTCGCGGGCGTCGAGGACCGGGTCGACGCCTCGACGCGGAGCCTCGGGAAGCGCGAGGCCGTCAGGACCGCGCTGCGGGAACTCGACGAACCGACGGCTGGCGAAGTGAAGGCGTTCGCGGCCGAGCACGACGTCGGCGGCGACTACGTGGAGCGCGCGCTGGCGAAACTGAAGCGGGCCGGCGAGGTCTCGGAGTCGGGCGGCCGGTACCGGGAGCTGTAGGGGAACTCAGACGGGGCCGCCGGTGAGCGCCCGGAGGAGCGTGAGGGCGAGCACGAGCACCGTGAGCAGGAGTTTGAGGACGCGGAGCGCGCGCACTGCCAGTGCGGACGGGGCTCCGTCGTCGGGGTCGCCGTGAGCGCGCATATTACGACCGTCGACAGTGAGGAAAATAACCCTGTGTCTGCCGCGGGGCGAAAGTGAAACTGGTCAGGCCGTCAGCGCGAGCAGGACGACGCCAGCGACGCCGACGCCGCAGAGCCAGCAGACGGCCTGCAGTGGGTTCGGAATCGGGATGACGTTCCCCGCCTGGTACTGCCCGGGATCGCCCGTCGAGGCGCCGATGCGTGCGCTCGCGGCGGCGGTTTCGATGCCCGCGTCGGTGATGCCGACGATGCCGGGGACGACGAACAGCGGGATGCCCGTCAGAATCATTCCGAGCAGTTTCAGCGGGAAGTCGGCGACGACGGCGGCGCCGGTCAGCACCAGCGTCGTGGCGACGCCAGTGGTCCCGAACTGGAGGGCGACTTCGCGGAGGTTCACGTCGTTCATGCTCCGCTCTCGTGTCGGTGATGCAATAAGTGTTGCCGGCGGTCTCAGCGACCGAGTTCGGCGTGGGCCGAGGAGAGGTGGCGGGACGCGAGCGCCGCGAGGAGGCTGAGTTCGCCCGCGAGGCCGCCCGCCGCGATGACCTCGGCGAGCGCGTCCGCGTTCGCGCCGGCCGGGTCGCCGCTCCCCCGGACGCCGAGCACGTCGAGAGCCTCCCGCTGGGTCGGGAGTTTCGTGCCGCCGCCGACGGTGCCGACCTCGAGGCTCGCGAAGGTCACGGAGGCGTAGAGCGCCTCGTCCCGTGCCTCGACGGTGGTGATGGCGTTCGACCCCTCGACGACCTGGGCGGCGTCCTGGCCGGTCGCGAGGAAGACGGCCGCGACGACGTTCGCCGCGTGGGCGTTGAACCCGAGGCTTCCGGCCTTCGCGGAGCCGACGAGGTTCTTCCGCGTGTTGGCCTCCTCGATGGCCTCCGGGGTCGTGTCGAAGCGGTCCTCGACGACGTCGCGGGGAATGGTGACGTCGGCGGTGACGCTGCGGCCCCGGCCCTCCACGGCGTTGATGGCGGCCGGCTTCTTGTCCGTGCAGAGGTTCCCCGAGAGCGCGACGAGTTCCGCGGGCGTCTCGCGCTCGACCACCTCGCTGGCGGCCTCTGTGGCGATGGTGGCCATGTTCATCCCCATCGCGTCCTTCGTGTCGTAGCTGAACCGGAGGTAGACGTTGTCGCCGACGACGTACGGGGTCACGTCCTGGAGTTCGCCGTGGCTGGTGGTGGACTCGGCGGCCTCCGCGAGTACGTCCACGTTCTCGCCGACCCACTCGGCGACTTCGGCTCCCTCGGTCACGTCCGCGACCCGGAAGACGGGCGCACGAGTCATCCCGACCTTCGTGACGCGGGCATTGGCGCCACCGGCGGCCGTGATGGCCGAGCAGCCGCGGTTGACGGAGGCGACGAGCGCGCCCTCCGTGGTGGCGAGTGGGAGGTAGAACTCGTCGTCGGCCGCGCCCCCCGAAACCGCGAGCGGGCCGGCGACGCCGAGCGGGAGCTGCGTGCCGCCGGCGAGGTTCTCGATGGCCGAGTCGACCGACTCGGCGTCGAACGTGAACGACCCCGTCGCGCCGAGGTCGGCGCCCGTCTCGCGGGCGAGCAGTTCGCGGCGCGCTGCCGCCGCGGTGTCCGCGTCGGCGTGGGATTCGAGTTCGTAGAGTCGGAGGTCGCCGGCCTGCACGCGGTCGGCGAGGTCGTCAGCGTCGGTCATGCTCCGGAGTCGGCGCGCCGGCGTCCTGAAGGTTCCCCTTCCGTGCCGCCCGGCGGAAATAGTTGGTTATATCACTGAGTAATTCGACGTGGTGGTATGACCGTTACCGCGATGCTGTCGGTCGCACCGCTGGACAGCCCGGAGGTCGACTTCGACGAGGAGATCGCGAAGGCCATCGACGCCCTCGAGGAGTTCGACGTCCGCTACGAGACCAACCCGATGGAGACCACCATCGAGGCCGACTCCGTCGAGGAGGTGTTCGCCGCCGCACGCGGCGCCCACGAGGCCCTCGACGCCGAGAGGGTCAGCACGAACCTGAAGATTGACCACTTCAAGGCGGAGGACCTGGCCGTCGAGGAGAAGGTCGACCGCGTGGAGGCCCACCTCGGCCGCGAGGCGGTGAGCGACCAATGACGTCGCGTCGCCGCTTTCTCGCCTCCGTCGGGGGTGCCGCTGCGCTCGGACTGGCAGGGTGCCTGGATGTCGCCAGCCCCAGTGGCGACCCGGACACGCTGAAGGTCGGCACGACGCAGTCGTACGTCGACGCCGTCTCCACCAGTGCCGGCGACTGGGTGAAAGCCGAGTTCGAGGCGCGCCACGACACGACCCTCGAGTGGGTCGTCCGCGAGAACGAACTCAACGGCTTCATCGAGCGCCGGAAACAGGGCGTCGACCTCGGCGCCGACATGTACGTCGGCGTCACGCCGACCGACCTCGTCCGCGCGGACCGGGAACTCGAGGCGTCGCTGTTCGAGGGCTTCGACACCGACCGCGTCCCGAACTCGCGGGATATCGTCGACGGCTACCGCTTCGACCCGCAGAACCGCGTGCTCCCCACCGGTTCCTCCTACGTCTGCATCGTCTACGACGAGGACGAGGTCGACGAACCCGAGAGCCTCGATGACCTCACGCGGGAGCCGTGGGCGGACAGCCTCATCCTCCCGAGCCCGCAGAACACGGTGACGGGACTCAGCTTCCTGCTGTGGACGGTCCACGAGTACGGCACCGACGGCTACCTCGACTACTGGGAGCGCCTGCTCGACAACGGCCTCCGCACCACCGGGTCGTGGAACGCCGCCTACAGCGCCTACTCCAACGAGGAGGCGCCGATGGTGATGTCCTACAGCACCGACCAGGTGTACGCCGCCCAGAGCGATGTCGACATGAGCCGCCACCAGATCGCGTTCCCGAACGACCAGGGCTACGCCTACGTCTCCGGCACCGCCCGCTTCGCGGACGCTGGGAAGGAAGAACTCGTCCACGAGTTCGCGAACTTCATGCTGGACGCTAAGACCCAGCAGACCACCGCCGTGAAGAACGTCGGCATCCCGACCGTCACGGACGCCTCGCTCCCCGAGGACGTCCGGCAGTACGCCCACGTCCCCGCGGAGACCGTCCAGTACGACTACGACGCGCTGCGCGAGAACCTCGACGACTGGCGCGGAACGGTCTCCCAGCGCATCGCGAACCAGTAGCGCCCCGGTCCGCCCCCGACCGCTTCCCCAACGTCTTTGCCACCGCGCGACCCCGAGAGTAGTATGACAGCGCCCGCCGACCTGATTCTGCAGAACGGCGAGGTGCACACGCTCGCCGGCGACGAGCCCTACGACGCCGTCGCGGTTCGACACGGCCGCGTGGTGCGCCTCACGAGCGACTACGACGTCGACTTCCTGAACGGCGTGGGGACGGACGTGGTGGACCTCGGCGGCCGCGTCCTCCTGCCGGGGTTCGTCGACGCCCACACGCACATGGAGACCGTCGGGCAGTACGGCCTCCACGCGGACCTCCGCGGCGCCAGCGGCCCCGGCGACGTCGCCGACCGCCTCCGCGAGCGAGCGGCCGAGAGCGACGGCTGGGTCCTGGGCTACGGCTACGACGAGAGCGCCTGGGACGCCGACGACATCGTGCAGGCCGACCTGGACGCCGTCAGCGAGGACCGACCGGTCGCGGCCATCCGCGAGGACATGCACACGGCGACAGTCAACGGCGTCGCCCTCGAGGAGTTCGGCGACGAGATGCCCGACGACGACGTGCTCGGGGACGGCCGCATCGTCGAGGACGCCGTGGAAGTCATCTACGACGCGTCCGACCCGGGGCCGGCGGAGACGAAGGAACTCGTCCGTGCTGCCCAGCGCGAGGCCAACGAACGTGGCGTGACCGCCGTCCACGACATGGCCCGGAACTCCGACGCGCCGCGGGCGGTCCGCGAACTCGCGCTCGCCGACGAACTCACCGTCCGAGTGCGCCTCAACTACTGGAGCGACCACCTGGACGCCGTCCGCGAGACCGGCCTGCGCACGAACCACGGCTCCGGCATGGTCGAGGTCGGCGGCGTGAAGACGTTTACCGACGGCAGCCTCGGCGGTCGCACCGCGAAGCTCTCGGAGCCGTACGCCGACGCGCCCGACGAGACGGGGACGTGGGTCGTCGACCCGGAGGAACTCCACGAACTCGTCCGCGAGGCCGACGACCTCGGCCTCCAGGTGACCGCCCACGCCATCGGCGACGAAGCTATCGACGCGGTGCTCGACGCCTACGAGACGTGCGCCGACGCGGGAGCGAGCCGCCACCGCGTCGAGCACGCCGAACTCGCCAGCGACGAGGCCATCGAGCGGATGGCGGACCTCGGCGTCGTCGCGTCGATGCAGCCGAACTTCCTGAAGTGGGCGGGCGAGGAGAGCCTCTACGAGGACCGCCTCGGCACCGAGCGCCGCGAGGGGAGCAACCGGTTCCGGACGATGCTCGACGCCGGCGTGCCGCTCGCGTTCGGCAGCGACTGCATGCCACTCGACCCGCTGCTGGGCGTCCACCACGCGGTGAACGCGCCGGCCGCGGAACAGCAACTCTCTGTCACCGAGGCGCTCCGGGCGTACACCGCGGGCGGCGCGTACGCCGGCTTCGCCGAGGACCGGATGGGGACCGTCGAACTCGGCGGCGTCGCGGACTTCGTCGTCCTCGACGATTCGCCGTGGGAGCACCGCGAATCGATCCGCGACATCGGCGTGGCCGCGACGGTCGTCGACGGCGACGTGGTCTACCGCAGCGACGACTTTGCCGGCGAACAGAACGACTAACTGCTCGCGGGAGCCAGCCCGAGATATGGCAACCACCGGGGTGTTCTTCGCGTTCTTCCTGCTGCTGTCCCTCCTGGGAGCGCTCGCGCTCTACTACTTCGTGCGCCGCGAGGCCGAGAACACGGACCGAATGAGCCGCAAGGAGGCCCACGAGCGGGTCTCCCGCGAGCAGGACGACAACTAGTCGAGCAGCGACTCGCCGGTCATCTCCGAGGGCTGGTCGATACCGAGCAGCGCGAGCAGCGTCGGGGAGACGTCCCGGAGCGCGCCGCCCTCGCGGACCGCGTGACCGCCGGAGAGGTCCTCGTCCGCCGCGTCGGCGTCGAGGAAGACGAACGGGACGGGGTTGAACGTGTGCGCTGTGTGGGGTTCGTCGGCGGTCCCCATGTCGTCGGCGTTGCCGTGGTCGGCGGTGAGGAGGACGTCCGCGCCAGAACTGCGGAGTGCGGGGACCAGCCGACCGAGTTGGTCGTCGGCGGCCTCGACGGCGTCGATGGCGGCCTCGTAGTCGCCGGTGTGGCCGACCATGTCGGGGTTCGCGTAGTTCAACACGAGCACGGCCGGGTCCTCGCTGTCGAGCACGTCGAGGGCGGTGTCGGTGACGCCCGCCGCGCTCATCTCCGGCTGGCGGTCGTAGGTGGGGACGTCCGGACTCTCGACGATGCGCCGTATCTCGCCGTCGAACTCCACCTCGCGGCCGCCGTTGAGGAAGTACGTGACGTGGGCGTACTTCTCTGACTCGGCGACTCTGAGCTGGCCGAGGCCGTGGTCCGCGAGCACGTCGCCGAGCGTCTGTTCGGGCTGCCGCGACGGGAACGCGACCGGGCAGTCGAACGTCCTGTCGTACTCCGTCATCGTGACAACCGGGACGTCCGGCGGGTGAGTGTCGAACTCCCAGTCGTCGGGCCGGATGTCCGCGAGCAGCCGCGTGAGTTGCCGCGCCCGGTCCGACCGGAAGTTGCAGAAGATCACGGCGTCCCCGTCGGCCAGCGCGGCCCCACCCTCGACGAGCGTGGGTTCGACGAACTCGTCGGTGGTCTCGCGGTCGTAGCTCTCCCGCACCGCGTCGACCGCGGACGCGGCACGGTGGTCGGCCTCGTGGTCGACGATGGCGTCGTAGGCCCGTCTCGTCCGGTCCCAGTTCTGGTCCCGGTCCATCGCGTAGTAGCGACCGGTGACCGTGGCGACGTCGCCGGTTCCGTGCTCGTCGACGACGGATTCGAGCGTCTCGAGGTACTCCTCCCCGCCGTGCGGGGAAGTGTCACGACCGTCCGTGAACGCGTGTGTCGTCGCCTCGACGCCCCGCTCCGCTGCGCACTCGATGAGTGCGTGGACGTGCTCGTGGTCGGAGTGGACGCCGCCGTCGCTCACGAGCCCCAGCAGGTGGACGCGCCCACCCGTCTCCGCGACGTGGTCGAAGGCGCCCGCTATAGCGTCGTTCTCGCAGAGTTCGTCCTTCGCGATGGCGTCCTCGATGCGCGTGTACTCCTGGAGGACGACCCGGCCCGACCCGATGGTGAGGTGGCCCACCTCGCTGTTCCCCATCTGCCCCTCCGGAAGCCCGACGTGGCGGCCGGTGGTGGTGAGCGTGCCGTCGGCGCCCCGGCGGGTGTACTCGTCGAAGTTCGGGGTGTCCGCGGCCTTCACGGCGTCCAGCCTGTCGTGGTCGCCGAGCCCCCAGCCGTCGAGAATCACGAGCGCGGCCTGCATGATTCTGGATGCGGTTGCCGCGCTCATTTAGGTGTCGTTCGTGGTCGCAGGTCCGGTGTAGCTTAGGACAGCAGACTTCACTTCGGATACCTAGAAAGCCCCGGCCGTCTCGGCGAACCCGGACTCGTTGCGCTCCTCGGCCTTCGGCCTGCGGTACTTACATCGTCCGGGTTCGCCGAGACGGCCGCCCCTTTCAGTCCTCCCATTGGCCGGTCGGACAGCCGGTACCGGGTGGGACTGAAAGGGGCGGCGTGCTCGCTAACCGAGGCGACGTAAGCACTGGAGTGAGCGTAGCGAACGAAGCGCG
Encoded proteins:
- a CDS encoding isocitrate dehydrogenase (Converts isocitrate to alpha ketoglutarate), encoding MSHDKISVPEQGEQVTYDEENDELHVPADPIIPIIHGDGIGKDVGPAAQKVLTAAAEATGHNVEWMEVYAGETAREMYDENLPEETVEAIREHRVAIKGPLTTPVGAGFRSLNVALRQTLDLYANVRPTYYLDGVPSPMKAPEEMDMVTFRENTEDVYAGIEWEAGTEEAEKVRDFVEDEMDFDGVMHEGPIGLGLKPISEKGSKRLVREAIDYAIENDRDKVTLVHKGNIMKFTEGQFGTWGMEVADEEYSDDEVFAAPDSLWEEQDEVDIPEDAVMVEERLADAMLQWIQLRTDEFDVLAMPNLNGDYLSDAAGAQIGGLGIAPGANFGKGRCLAEPVHGSAPKRAGQDKANPTALILSGRLLFEYIGWEDAGQLIRDAVEDAISSGEVTYDLERQIEGGTKLSTTEYAEAVVERIEELA
- a CDS encoding translation initiation factor IF-1 yields the protein MTDDDPFDGLDVPGEDDLARAEQELTVHVESRRYDKPMTVVEGFDPDATDTGEVATLLKKGLGAGGTAKETSVEVQGDHAERARELLESEGFRVQ
- a CDS encoding biotin attachment protein — protein: MTDVDSADVWPADAMDVEEAVVSNWFVRDGATVEAGETIAEIQIEKVSVDVTAPDSGTVERLVAEQGEFRRGDLLARIT
- a CDS encoding pyruvate dehydrogenase subunit beta, which translates into the protein MSQQSSERELTMSRAMVDAIAHEMRENDEVFYMGEDVADYGGIFDSTQGLLEEFGRDRVMDVPISETAFMGAATGAAMEGMRPIAELMFTDFFGVCFDQIYNAMAKHTYMSGGQVSVPMVLTTAVGGTYNDAAQHSQTLYGTFAHLPGMKVVVPSTARDAKGLMHAAIRDDDPVVYMFHKRLMGLGWMPAPEGPKTEVPEEEYEAPIGEADVKREGSDVSIVTLGLHVHRALAAAEDLADDGVDAEVVDLRSLVPLDRETVLDSVRKTGRLVVVDEDYHSFGVSGEIAALAAEHAFDALEAPPERVASPDVPVPYARPLEEEFNPSTGDISDAVHRLTE
- a CDS encoding acetoin:2,6-dichlorophenolindophenol oxidoreductase subunit alpha, whose protein sequence is MLPTNTLRDLYDDVVTARYYEERLQEEYLEGKQPAFDISAGPIPGELHLAAGQEAAGAGVCAHLRDDDTVTAPHRPHHVAIAKGVDLKRMTAEIFGRETGLSSGKGGHMHLYDPDVNFACSGIIAQGCPPAAGAALAAKKRNTDDVAVAFLGEGAVDQGGFLESLNFAAVHDLPVVFVVEDNDWAISMPQERITDVDNLADRADGFDLPGRSVEFDDVVAVYEAAEEAVGRARNGNGPTLLSVQVHRRMGHFMGDPESYRPDADVERAQELDCIPSLEADLAAAGVDDDDLEAIRERAEQRVDDAIEWAKDQPQPDPESTYEDVFTDPPEHGTAIGGGPE
- a CDS encoding replication protein H-like protein, with product MYAVVGCSNCNALWVVEGRPDTTGCPRCEKRHQFGKLRKFVTTDDEDHAREVRASILANKAGHGDAFAELDDFATLDDYTDDVGMSDDEFLAQAGVDTDEVAGVEDRVDASTRSLGKREAVRTALRELDEPTAGEVKAFAAEHDVGGDYVERALAKLKRAGEVSESGGRYREL
- a CDS encoding 3-hydroxy-3-methylglutaryl-CoA reductase; its protein translation is MTDADDLADRVQAGDLRLYELESHADADTAAAARRELLARETGADLGATGSFTFDAESVDSAIENLAGGTQLPLGVAGPLAVSGGAADDEFYLPLATTEGALVASVNRGCSAITAAGGANARVTKVGMTRAPVFRVADVTEGAEVAEWVGENVDVLAEAAESTTSHGELQDVTPYVVGDNVYLRFSYDTKDAMGMNMATIATEAASEVVERETPAELVALSGNLCTDKKPAAINAVEGRGRSVTADVTIPRDVVEDRFDTTPEAIEEANTRKNLVGSAKAGSLGFNAHAANVVAAVFLATGQDAAQVVEGSNAITTVEARDEALYASVTFASLEVGTVGGGTKLPTQREALDVLGVRGSGDPAGANADALAEVIAAGGLAGELSLLAALASRHLSSAHAELGR
- a CDS encoding thiamine-binding protein, whose translation is MTSRRRFLASVGGAAALGLAGCLDVASPSGDPDTLKVGTTQSYVDAVSTSAGDWVKAEFEARHDTTLEWVVRENELNGFIERRKQGVDLGADMYVGVTPTDLVRADRELEASLFEGFDTDRVPNSRDIVDGYRFDPQNRVLPTGSSYVCIVYDEDEVDEPESLDDLTREPWADSLILPSPQNTVTGLSFLLWTVHEYGTDGYLDYWERLLDNGLRTTGSWNAAYSAYSNEEAPMVMSYSTDQVYAAQSDVDMSRHQIAFPNDQGYAYVSGTARFADAGKEELVHEFANFMLDAKTQQTTAVKNVGIPTVTDASLPEDVRQYAHVPAETVQYDYDALRENLDDWRGTVSQRIANQ
- a CDS encoding amidohydrolase, which produces MTAPADLILQNGEVHTLAGDEPYDAVAVRHGRVVRLTSDYDVDFLNGVGTDVVDLGGRVLLPGFVDAHTHMETVGQYGLHADLRGASGPGDVADRLRERAAESDGWVLGYGYDESAWDADDIVQADLDAVSEDRPVAAIREDMHTATVNGVALEEFGDEMPDDDVLGDGRIVEDAVEVIYDASDPGPAETKELVRAAQREANERGVTAVHDMARNSDAPRAVRELALADELTVRVRLNYWSDHLDAVRETGLRTNHGSGMVEVGGVKTFTDGSLGGRTAKLSEPYADAPDETGTWVVDPEELHELVREADDLGLQVTAHAIGDEAIDAVLDAYETCADAGASRHRVEHAELASDEAIERMADLGVVASMQPNFLKWAGEESLYEDRLGTERREGSNRFRTMLDAGVPLAFGSDCMPLDPLLGVHHAVNAPAAEQQLSVTEALRAYTAGGAYAGFAEDRMGTVELGGVADFVVLDDSPWEHRESIRDIGVAATVVDGDVVYRSDDFAGEQND